TTCACCCGCTGAACGTCGGCAAACTCGCCATGGGCGACCCCACTGCGCTGGTACCGTGTACGCCGCGCGGCTGCCAGCGCCTTCTCCTGGAAAGCAACATCCCGACCTCCGGCGCCCACGTCGTGGTGGTCGGCCGGAGCATGATCGTCGGTAAGCCGGTTGCCCTTTTGCTCATGCAAAAAGGACCGGGCGGCGACGCCACCGTGACGGTGGCGCACTCCCGCTCGCGCCACCTGCCGGAAATCACCCGGCAAGCCGACATTTTGATCGCCGCCATCGGCCAGGCGCAGTTCATCCGGGCGGAACACGTTCGCGAAGGCGCCACCGTCATCGATGTCGGCATCAACCGCATCAATGCCCCGTCCAAACCGGCAGGGTATCGCCTCGTCGGCGACGTCGCCTTTGACGAAGTGGCGGAAAAAGCGGGAGCCATCACCCCGGTGCCCGGCGGCGTCGGACCGATGACCATCGCCATGTTGATGGCAAATACCCTGCAGGCTTGCCGGTTGCAGACCGGCTTGGACCGCTTATAAGCGGCGAGTGCCGGATTGCGACACGCCGCCGGTACCGGTTTTTCCATGCATTCCTTTCACTACCAAAATAACGAGCTCGCGTGCGAATCGGTTCGATTGCAGGACCTTGCCGAATCGTACGGCACTCCCCTTTACGTCTATAGCAGCCAAACCGTCACGGATCATTTCCGGCGATTGGACCATGCCCTCGGCGATCTCGATCACGAGATCTGCTACGCCGTGAAGGCCAATTCCAACCTTGCCATCCTGCGCCTCCTGGCGGCTCAGGGCTCGGGCTTCGACATCGTGTCCGGGGGCGAGCTCTACCGCGTGATTCAGGCCGGCGGCGAGCCCGGCAAATGCACTTTTGCAGGGGTCGGCAAGACCGAGGACGAGATCGCCTACGCTTTGCATTCCGGCATCTACAGCTTCAACGTCGAATCGGAAGCTGAGCTCCGAACGATCAATGACGTCGCACGATCGATGGATCGCCGGGCGCCGATCGCCCTTCGCGTTAATCCCGACGTTGACCCCCACACGCATCACTACATTTCTACCGGGAAGAGCGAAAATAAGTTCGGCATCGCGATCGACCGAATCATGGAGGCTTACGAACTGGCGGCCTCCCTGCCCAACCTGGATATCCGCGGGTTGCAAATGCACATCGGTTCCCAGATCACCGAGCCGGAACCGTTTGCCGAGGCCATTGCCAAAGTGTTGCCGCTGGCGGAGGATTTGAGACGCCGGTTTCGCCTTGAGTTCATGAGCATCGGCGGCGGCATCGGCATCGTTTACCGGGGTTCGCTCGAGAGCGGCGATGCCGTCTGGTGGCAGGAAGACGGAGCCCGGGATGCCCTGACCATCGAGCAATACGTGCAGGCGATCTCGCCATCATTGCGCCGGCTGAAGCTGCGCGTGCTGCTTGAACCCGGGCGCTTCCTCGTCGGCAATGCCGGCGTCCTGCTCACCCGGGTGCTGTACATCAAACGGGCGCAGCAAAAGACTTTCGTCATCGTCGACGCCGGCATGAACGACCTGATCCGGCCCGCACTTTACAGCGGCTATCATGAGATCGTTCCCGTCCGCCGCCGCTCCGATGCCGGCATGGAAGTGGTTGACGTCGTCGGACCGGTCTGCGAAAGCGGCGACTTCTTCGCGCAGGACCGGGAAGTGGCCCGAACGGTTGAAGGCGATCTCCTGGCCTTGATGAGCGCCGGCGCCTACGGGTTTTCCATGGCCTCCACCTACAATTCGCGCCCGCTCCCGGCCGAGGTCCTGGTTGCAGGCGCCGGACACCGATTGATCCGCCGCCGCCAAAACTATGCCGACCTCATCGCGGCGGAACTTGAAGCCGAAGAGGTGGAAGCGTGAATGCCGCTGCCCGGTAGACCCTGAGAGACTTTGTGCTCTCATCCGGAGAATCTGTCAGCTACGCGCCAATAATCTCGTTCAGCCCATCGATCACCTGGTCCAGCGCCTCGACAGAAATGCGTCCAAGCTTCTTGCCCAGCCGCTCGACCGAAAGGGTTCTAACCTGGCTGATGTTAACCCATGAGCGTTTCGGCAGCTTTGTGCCGGTCAATTCCAACGTCAGCGGAAAGCCTGCTCGCGGCTGCTGACTCGTAAGCGCACAGGCGATCACGGTCCCAGAACGCTCGTTGAAGACATCCTGGCTCAGCACCACGATCGGACGGCGGCCCGATTGCTCGTGGCCTTCTCGGGTCGAGATCGGCCCAGACGATGTCGCCCCTCAATATTCTGGCCATTCAGCGGCGTCTTTCGCCATGCCTTCGTCAGCCATCGCTTGCTCTTCAGCCGGTAAGAGCTTGGCGCACTCGCGTGCAAGGCGATTACCCTCCAACCGGGCGAGTTTCTCGGCAACCGCCTTCCGGATCGCTTCGCTACGGCTGCGAAAGACCTTCCGTTCGACGAGCGCATCCAACCGCCGAAGCAACTCGGCATTCATGGAAACGGCGACTTTTGCAACGCCCACGGATTGGTCATACCACTGGTATGAATGGCCGTCAATACCACGCCGACGCCCGCTGGCTGCTTCGTACAGGCCCGGCCATCACCCGCCCACCCCGGCCTGTACCGGCACGATCTGCGGACGGTAATTGAGGTAAGGTCCCAGCCACCGCTCGATCTCAGCCAGCGGCAGTCCCTTACGGGCTTGGTAATCGAGCACCTGGTCACGCCCAAGTTTGCCCACCCCAAAGTATTTGGATTCCGGGTGCGCAAAATAGAGGCCGCTGACCGAAGCTCCCGGCCACATGGCGAAGTTTTCCGTCAACCAGATGCCCGTATTTGCCTCCGCCTTAAGCAGGCCAAATAACGCCCGCTTCTCGGTGTGGTCCGGACAGGCCGGGTAACCCGCAGCCGGACGGATGCCGCGGTAAGCCTCCCGGATCAGATCCTCTTTGGTCAGATGCTCGTTCCGGCCGTAGCCCCAGTCGCCCCGGGTCCGTTCGTGCAGGTATTCGGCAAATGCCTCCGCCAGGCGATCCGCCAGGGCCTTGGCCATGATGGCATTGTAATCGTCGTGATCCGCTTCAAACTGTTTGGCCAGTTCATCTGCACCCAGGCCCGCCGTCACGGCAAAAGCACCCAGGTAATCGCAACGGCCGCTGTCCACCGGCGCAATGTAGTCGGCCAGACAATGGTTGAACTGATTTGCCGGTTTCCGCATCTGCTGCCGCAGAAAATGGAACGTCGCCAGCCGGTCACGCCGGGACTCATCGGCATAAAGGTCGACGTCATCCCCGCGGCTGTTGGCCGGCCAGAACCCGTAGACGCCCCGCGCCTGGTACAGTTTCCCATTCACAATGTCCTGCAGCAGCTTCTGGGCGTCCTCATACAGGTGCCGGGCCTGTTCGCCCACCGCCGGATCGTCGAGGATCGCCGGGAAACGGCCTCGCAATTCCCACGTATGAAAGAACGGTGACCAATCGATGAACGGCACCAACTCGTCCAGCGGCAGGTTAGTCACGGCGCGCAAGCCGGTGAAAGCCGGGACATCAATGACGGTTTGCGCCCAGTCAAAGCGCGGCCGGCGTTCCCTGGCCTCCTGGATCGTCAGCAGCTCTTTAACGTTATTGCGCGCCTCAAACTCCTGGCGCAATCGCTTCTGGTCAGCCTCGTTCTGCCGGAGGTACGCAGCCTTTTGATCCGCGCTCAGCAATGAGCTCACCACCCCGACCGCCCGCGAGGCATCCACCACGTGGACCGTCGGCCCCTGGTAATGAGGTGCGATTTTTACCGCGGTGTGCGCCCGGCTGGTGGTCGCACCGCCGATCAGCAGCGGCAGCCGAATCTCCAGCCGTTCCATTTCCTGCGCCACGTGCGCCATCTCGTCGAGCGAAGGCGTAATAAGGCCGCTGAGGCCGATCACATCCACCTTCTCCCGGCCGGCCGTTTCCAGGATTTTTTCGGCCGGCACCATCACACCGAGATCGATCACCTCGAAGTTGTTACAGCCCAACACCACCGAAACGATGTTTTTGCCGATGTCATGGACGTCGCCTTTGACCGTCGCCATCAGCACTTTGCCCTGCGAACGCGAACCGGGCGTCGCTGCCTTCTCCGCTTCCAGAAAAGGCGTCAGGTACGCAACGCTCTTCTTCATGACCCGCGCGCTCTTGACCACTTGCGGCAGAAACATTTTGCCGGCCCCGAACAAGTCGCCGACCACGCTCATACCCGCCATCAACGGGCCTTCGATCACCGCCAGAGGCCGGCCGTATTTCCGGCGCGCCTCTTCGGTGTCCTGATCGATAAAATCGACGATGCCTTTGACGAGGGCATGCGCGAGGCGTTCCTCCACCGTGCCCTGCCGCCACGCGTCATCTTTGGCCTGGACCTTGCCTGCTCCCTTCACTTTGTCGGCAAACTCGATCAGCCGCTCGGTCGCGTCCGGCCGCCGGTTCAGCAGCACGTCTTCCACCAGGTCCCGCAGGTCGCGCGGGATCTCTTCGTAAACCGCCAACTGGCCGGCGTTCACGATCCCCATATCCAGGCCGGCCTGAATGGCATGATAAAGGAACGCCGCGTGCATCGCTTCCCGGACGACGTTATTTCCCCGGAATGAAAACGAGATGTTCGACACGCCGCCGCTCACCCGGCAGTGCGGCAGGTTTTGCTTGATCCAGCGCGTCGCCTCGATAAACGCGATGGCGTAACCGTTGTGTTCCTCGATACCCGTCGCCACCGTGAGGATGTTCGGGTCAAAAACGATGTCCTGCGGCGGGAAACCGACCTCTTCGGTAAGGATCCGGTAAGCCCGGGCGCATATCTCGGTCTTACGCTCGTACGTGTCGGCCTGGCCGGCTTCATCAAACGCCATCACGACCACCGCCGCCCCGTAACGGCGAACCAGGCTCGCTTGTTCCTTGAACTTCGCCTCGCCCTCCTTGAGGCTGATCGAATTAACGATGCCTTTGCCCTGAATGCATTGCAGCCCGGCTTCCAGCACGTTCCAGCGCGAGCTGTCGACCATGATCGGAATCCGGGCGATGTCGGGCTCGGACGCGATCAGGTTAAGAAATTTAACCATGGCCGCCCGGGAATCGATCATCCCCTCGTCCATGTTGACGTCCAGAATGTTCGCACCGCCTTCCACCTGCTGGCGCGCTACGGCGAGCGCCCCGTCGAAATCCCCGGCCAGGATCAATTTCGAAAACCTGGGCGACCCGGTGATGTTGGTCCGTTCGCCGATCACCGTAAAACTGTCAGTGACCGTGTAAGGCTCCAAGCCGCTGAGTTGAGTTCTGACCGGCAGGCCAGGTAAGGGCCGCGGCGGTATTCCCTTCACCGCCTCAGCCAGCGCCGCAATGTGGTCCGGCGTCGTGCCGCAGCATCCCCCGACGATGTTTAACCAGCCGCGCTCCGCCCAGTCCCGCAGTTGCGGCGCCAGCGATTCGGGCGTTTCAGGGAAACCGGTGGGTGACAAGGGATCCGGCAACCCGGCATTCGGGTAACAGGAAACATAAATCGGAG
This Verrucomicrobiota bacterium DNA region includes the following protein-coding sequences:
- a CDS encoding bifunctional 5,10-methylene-tetrahydrofolate dehydrogenase/5,10-methylene-tetrahydrofolate cyclohydrolase encodes the protein MPMNLIDGKVIAARINQETRERVLQLNRHGVTPGLAVVLVGDHPASMVYVRNKDRTSKELGLYSRKVELPGATSQADLLRLIDELNRDPQVHGILVQSPLPPQIDEPTAVRNIDPLKDVDGFHPLNVGKLAMGDPTALVPCTPRGCQRLLLESNIPTSGAHVVVVGRSMIVGKPVALLLMQKGPGGDATVTVAHSRSRHLPEITRQADILIAAIGQAQFIRAEHVREGATVIDVGINRINAPSKPAGYRLVGDVAFDEVAEKAGAITPVPGGVGPMTIAMLMANTLQACRLQTGLDRL
- the lysA gene encoding diaminopimelate decarboxylase, coding for MHSFHYQNNELACESVRLQDLAESYGTPLYVYSSQTVTDHFRRLDHALGDLDHEICYAVKANSNLAILRLLAAQGSGFDIVSGGELYRVIQAGGEPGKCTFAGVGKTEDEIAYALHSGIYSFNVESEAELRTINDVARSMDRRAPIALRVNPDVDPHTHHYISTGKSENKFGIAIDRIMEAYELAASLPNLDIRGLQMHIGSQITEPEPFAEAIAKVLPLAEDLRRRFRLEFMSIGGGIGIVYRGSLESGDAVWWQEDGARDALTIEQYVQAISPSLRRLKLRVLLEPGRFLVGNAGVLLTRVLYIKRAQQKTFVIVDAGMNDLIRPALYSGYHEIVPVRRRSDAGMEVVDVVGPVCESGDFFAQDREVARTVEGDLLALMSAGAYGFSMASTYNSRPLPAEVLVAGAGHRLIRRRQNYADLIAAELEAEEVEA
- a CDS encoding ribbon-helix-helix protein, CopG family, with the translated sequence MGVAKVAVSMNAELLRRLDALVERKVFRSRSEAIRKAVAEKLARLEGNRLARECAKLLPAEEQAMADEGMAKDAAEWPEY
- the metH gene encoding methionine synthase codes for the protein MAVHLKRADSFDIEHALRQRILILDGAMGTMLQRFKLGEEDYRGTRLAAHPYPLKNNNDVLCLTRPELIRQVHDAYLAAGADIIETNTFNATVVSQADFGLESLVPEINRAAAQIAREAVTAAMAADPGRRRYVAGSVGPLNRTLSISRDVNDPGKRDVTWQQVREAYRQQVQSLLEGGADLLLLETTFDTLNLKAALFAVEEVFEALGWRVPVMASGTITDASGRTLTGQTTEAFWISISHAPLLSVGLNCALGPKELRPYVEELARIAPIYVSCYPNAGLPDPLSPTGFPETPESLAPQLRDWAERGWLNIVGGCCGTTPDHIAALAEAVKGIPPRPLPGLPVRTQLSGLEPYTVTDSFTVIGERTNITGSPRFSKLILAGDFDGALAVARQQVEGGANILDVNMDEGMIDSRAAMVKFLNLIASEPDIARIPIMVDSSRWNVLEAGLQCIQGKGIVNSISLKEGEAKFKEQASLVRRYGAAVVVMAFDEAGQADTYERKTEICARAYRILTEEVGFPPQDIVFDPNILTVATGIEEHNGYAIAFIEATRWIKQNLPHCRVSGGVSNISFSFRGNNVVREAMHAAFLYHAIQAGLDMGIVNAGQLAVYEEIPRDLRDLVEDVLLNRRPDATERLIEFADKVKGAGKVQAKDDAWRQGTVEERLAHALVKGIVDFIDQDTEEARRKYGRPLAVIEGPLMAGMSVVGDLFGAGKMFLPQVVKSARVMKKSVAYLTPFLEAEKAATPGSRSQGKVLMATVKGDVHDIGKNIVSVVLGCNNFEVIDLGVMVPAEKILETAGREKVDVIGLSGLITPSLDEMAHVAQEMERLEIRLPLLIGGATTSRAHTAVKIAPHYQGPTVHVVDASRAVGVVSSLLSADQKAAYLRQNEADQKRLRQEFEARNNVKELLTIQEARERRPRFDWAQTVIDVPAFTGLRAVTNLPLDELVPFIDWSPFFHTWELRGRFPAILDDPAVGEQARHLYEDAQKLLQDIVNGKLYQARGVYGFWPANSRGDDVDLYADESRRDRLATFHFLRQQMRKPANQFNHCLADYIAPVDSGRCDYLGAFAVTAGLGADELAKQFEADHDDYNAIMAKALADRLAEAFAEYLHERTRGDWGYGRNEHLTKEDLIREAYRGIRPAAGYPACPDHTEKRALFGLLKAEANTGIWLTENFAMWPGASVSGLYFAHPESKYFGVGKLGRDQVLDYQARKGLPLAEIERWLGPYLNYRPQIVPVQAGVGG